A genomic stretch from Amycolatopsis sp. 195334CR includes:
- a CDS encoding WD40 repeat domain-containing protein yields MISGGFVSPDALHRTVLVVDVEQFSGRKNPEQRKVRNGLYAALAHALGSHWSDCHREDRGDGVLLLAPADVPKRLFVEQVPARLVKALNKHNRAHGTGEQIRLRMAVHAGEVLLDAHGATGVAINHTFRLLDAPPLKDALAGSAGVLAVITSDWLFHEVVWHSAADETRYRSRRFRVKETETVGWICLPDDPYPPDDSQPGWPEDVCPYPGLRAFQPDQARWFFGREATLSVLMDKIDHRSGPVFVVAPSGAGKSSLLRAGVTTAVADSGRPWLLLTPGKEPCETLAQQVAQLIHGSVDGVLSAVRADPALLASMLPDGTVLVVDQFEEVFTLCTGEAERQRFIAALIAMRAVLGVRGDFYHHCLADDQLATFLPASQFNLQAMSPAGLRAAIERPARQIGVDVEASLVEVLLHEVGTDAGGLPLLAHALAVTWQRRAGDKLTLADYDRTGRIQGAIVATADEAYARCSTAEQREIFQHILMHLVVVRHDAPPARRRADPADLVKGFDAPRTAETVLGWLIEKRLVTLDGNAVELSHEVLLRAWPQLGTWIEAGRNDQVIRQQLIEAAEQWEREGKPVGSLYRGDRLAIARGWQSRSEHRAALTPLGAAFLSASSRHESRRARIRRTAVTMLAVLGLVASSTAVYAFQQRDIAREQRDAAIFNKVTAEANRIRTIDVSLAAQLDLVAHRMRPADPDTGTHLIVDANAPLSATLPSGAKDVSVVAFSPDGRTLATGSGSGDRLVRLWNVADPAHPVLLNETISHGEATRALAFSPDGRTLVTGGADNTARLWNVTNPAQPEALGPPITGHTRTIRSLAFSPDGRTLASAGDDQTVRLWNVTDLAQPAALSPPMAGHTDAIYSVAFSPDGRTLATGGDDRTMRLWDIAAPDRAKPLGSPLTGNTGAVRSVAFSPDGRMLAGASNDRAVRLWNVADPARPEALGRPITGHAGAVRSLVFSPDGRKLATGGDDNTARLWDLTDPARPAPIGAPITGHADGVRSMAFSPDGRILATASGDRAVRLWNIPDTVLTGHTGEVKALAFSPDGRILATGGGDRTVRLWTPAERRQLGPPLTGHQGDINALAFSPNGRVLATGGGDRTVRLWDVTDPARPAPIGAPITGHADGVRSMAFSPDGRILVTGGDVKDDNTARLWDVTDPAEPVLLARIMIGPDANALAVAFSPNGRTLATGTEYSDVAVWLWNIADPAKPTLLAGPLKGHQDDLRRVAFSPDGRTLASGSDDEQVRLWDVSDPAHATPLGEPLAGHTNPVVGVAFSPDGQTVASGSGDNTVRLWRTADRTQSGQPLTGHQADVNAVAFSPDGATLATGSHDHTVRLWDMTVPQAVHSICAITGNTLTREMWDEFVSAELPYRPPCS; encoded by the coding sequence GTGATCTCCGGAGGTTTTGTGTCGCCTGATGCACTGCATCGCACGGTTCTGGTTGTGGACGTGGAGCAATTCAGCGGCCGGAAGAACCCGGAACAGCGGAAGGTGCGCAACGGCCTCTATGCCGCCCTGGCTCATGCGCTCGGCTCGCACTGGAGCGACTGCCATCGCGAAGACCGGGGTGACGGCGTGCTTCTCCTTGCGCCGGCGGATGTTCCGAAGCGGCTGTTCGTCGAGCAGGTACCCGCTCGCCTGGTGAAAGCGCTGAACAAGCACAACCGGGCGCACGGGACCGGCGAGCAGATCCGGCTGAGGATGGCGGTGCACGCCGGGGAAGTCCTGCTCGACGCACACGGCGCGACCGGCGTCGCGATCAACCACACGTTCCGGTTGCTCGACGCGCCGCCGTTGAAGGACGCTCTCGCCGGGTCGGCCGGCGTACTCGCGGTGATCACCTCCGATTGGTTGTTCCACGAGGTCGTCTGGCACAGCGCCGCTGACGAGACCCGCTATCGGTCCCGACGCTTCCGGGTCAAGGAAACGGAGACGGTGGGGTGGATCTGCCTGCCGGACGACCCGTACCCGCCCGACGACAGCCAGCCGGGGTGGCCGGAGGACGTCTGCCCCTATCCGGGTCTGCGTGCGTTCCAACCTGACCAAGCGCGGTGGTTCTTCGGCCGCGAGGCGACCTTGTCGGTGTTGATGGACAAGATCGATCACCGCAGCGGGCCGGTCTTCGTCGTCGCACCGTCCGGCGCAGGCAAGTCATCGCTGCTTCGAGCGGGCGTGACAACCGCGGTGGCCGACAGCGGCCGCCCATGGCTGTTGCTCACCCCGGGAAAGGAGCCCTGCGAGACACTGGCACAGCAGGTCGCGCAGCTCATCCACGGCAGCGTGGACGGCGTGCTCTCGGCAGTCAGAGCTGATCCCGCCCTGCTGGCGAGCATGCTGCCCGACGGGACTGTCCTCGTGGTGGATCAGTTCGAAGAGGTGTTCACCCTGTGCACCGGCGAGGCCGAGCGGCAGCGTTTCATCGCCGCACTGATCGCCATGCGTGCGGTTCTCGGGGTACGAGGCGACTTCTACCACCACTGCCTCGCTGACGACCAGCTCGCGACGTTCCTGCCGGCAAGCCAGTTCAACCTCCAGGCGATGTCCCCGGCCGGGTTGCGAGCGGCCATCGAACGGCCGGCTCGGCAGATCGGCGTCGACGTCGAGGCGAGTCTGGTCGAGGTCCTCCTGCACGAGGTCGGGACGGACGCGGGCGGGCTCCCGCTGCTGGCCCACGCGTTGGCCGTCACCTGGCAGCGGCGCGCGGGCGACAAGCTGACCTTGGCGGATTACGACCGGACCGGGCGGATCCAAGGCGCGATCGTGGCGACCGCGGACGAGGCCTACGCGCGTTGTTCCACGGCCGAGCAGCGCGAGATCTTCCAGCACATCCTCATGCACCTGGTCGTGGTCAGGCACGACGCGCCGCCCGCCAGGCGGCGCGCGGATCCGGCGGACCTCGTCAAGGGCTTCGACGCACCGCGGACCGCTGAGACGGTTCTCGGCTGGCTGATCGAGAAACGTCTGGTCACGCTGGACGGCAACGCCGTCGAGCTTTCCCACGAAGTGTTGCTGCGGGCGTGGCCGCAGCTCGGCACCTGGATCGAGGCGGGCCGCAACGATCAGGTCATCCGGCAGCAGTTGATCGAGGCCGCCGAACAGTGGGAACGAGAAGGGAAACCGGTCGGATCGCTGTATCGCGGCGATCGGCTGGCCATCGCGAGGGGGTGGCAGTCCAGGAGTGAGCACCGCGCCGCCCTCACGCCGCTCGGCGCGGCCTTCCTCAGCGCGTCGAGCCGGCACGAAAGCCGGCGGGCCAGAATTCGCCGGACCGCGGTCACCATGCTGGCCGTTCTCGGCCTTGTCGCGTCCAGTACCGCTGTCTACGCCTTCCAGCAACGCGACATCGCCCGTGAACAACGTGACGCCGCGATCTTCAACAAGGTCACCGCCGAGGCGAACCGGATACGGACCATCGACGTGTCGCTGGCGGCCCAGCTCGACCTCGTCGCCCACCGCATGCGCCCGGCCGATCCGGACACCGGCACCCACTTGATCGTCGACGCGAACGCCCCGCTGTCCGCCACGTTGCCCTCGGGCGCCAAGGACGTCAGCGTGGTGGCGTTCAGTCCCGACGGGCGAACGCTGGCCACCGGCAGCGGCAGCGGTGACCGGCTCGTGCGGTTGTGGAACGTCGCTGATCCGGCCCACCCGGTGCTGCTGAACGAAACCATCAGTCATGGCGAAGCAACCCGTGCGCTGGCGTTCAGCCCGGACGGCCGCACTCTGGTCACCGGCGGCGCCGACAACACGGCGCGGCTGTGGAACGTCACCAACCCGGCCCAGCCCGAGGCGCTCGGCCCGCCGATCACCGGGCACACAAGGACGATCCGGTCGCTGGCGTTCAGTCCCGACGGGCGGACGCTGGCCAGCGCGGGCGACGATCAGACCGTACGGCTGTGGAACGTCACCGACCTCGCCCAGCCCGCGGCACTCAGCCCGCCGATGGCCGGGCACACCGACGCCATCTACTCGGTGGCGTTCAGTCCTGACGGCCGGACTCTGGCTACCGGCGGCGACGACCGGACCATGCGACTGTGGGACATCGCCGCGCCGGACCGGGCCAAACCCCTCGGGTCACCGTTGACCGGAAACACCGGCGCTGTCCGTTCGGTGGCGTTCAGTCCCGATGGGCGGATGCTGGCCGGTGCGAGCAACGACCGGGCAGTGCGGCTGTGGAACGTCGCCGACCCGGCTCGCCCGGAGGCGCTGGGCCGGCCGATCACGGGGCACGCCGGTGCGGTCCGGTCGCTGGTGTTCAGTCCCGACGGACGGAAGCTGGCCACCGGCGGCGACGACAACACCGCGCGGCTGTGGGACCTCACCGATCCAGCCCGCCCCGCGCCCATCGGCGCGCCGATCACCGGGCACGCCGACGGCGTCCGATCGATGGCGTTCAGCCCGGACGGCCGCATCCTGGCCACCGCCAGTGGAGACCGGGCGGTAAGGCTGTGGAACATCCCCGACACTGTCCTAACTGGACATACCGGGGAGGTCAAGGCGTTGGCGTTCAGCCCGGACGGGCGCATCCTGGCCACCGGCGGCGGCGACCGGACCGTCCGGTTGTGGACGCCGGCCGAGCGGCGGCAGCTGGGCCCGCCGCTCACCGGCCACCAAGGCGACATCAACGCCCTGGCGTTCAGCCCGAACGGCCGCGTGCTGGCCACCGGTGGCGGCGACCGGACCGTGCGGCTGTGGGACGTCACCGATCCCGCGCGCCCCGCGCCCATCGGCGCGCCGATCACCGGGCACGCCGACGGCGTCCGATCGATGGCATTCAGCCCGGACGGCCGCATCCTGGTCACCGGCGGCGACGTGAAGGACGACAACACCGCGCGGTTGTGGGACGTCACCGACCCGGCTGAACCCGTGCTGCTGGCCCGGATCATGATCGGACCGGACGCCAACGCTCTGGCGGTGGCGTTCAGCCCGAACGGAAGAACCCTGGCGACGGGCACCGAATACAGCGACGTCGCGGTGTGGTTGTGGAACATTGCCGATCCGGCCAAGCCCACGTTGCTGGCCGGCCCGCTCAAGGGGCACCAGGACGACCTACGCCGGGTCGCGTTCAGCCCGGATGGGCGGACCTTGGCCAGCGGCAGCGACGACGAGCAGGTGCGGCTGTGGGACGTCAGCGATCCGGCTCATGCCACACCGCTCGGCGAACCCCTTGCCGGCCACACCAACCCCGTCGTGGGGGTGGCGTTCAGCCCGGATGGGCAGACGGTGGCCAGTGGCAGCGGCGACAACACCGTACGGCTCTGGCGGACAGCCGACCGGACGCAGTCGGGTCAGCCGCTCACCGGCCACCAGGCCGACGTCAACGCGGTGGCGTTCAGCCCCGATGGCGCCACCCTCGCCACCGGCAGCCACGACCACACCGTGCGGCTGTGGGACATGACCGTGCCCCAAGCCGTGCACAGCATCTGCGCCATCACGGGGAACACGCTCACTCGCGAGATGTGGGACGAGTTCGTGTCGGCTGAGCTGCCGTACCGTCCGCCGTGTTCCTGA
- a CDS encoding tetratricopeptide repeat protein, protein MFGSDLRARRRRAGLTQEALAERSGLGVRTIRKLENGLIRQPRNDTVRLLADGLNLTGEDRDAFVESALAEDDADSSARRPSPVFSLPSDTADFTGMDEQIAVMEARLAERQAADTAVPVVALAGAAGMGKTTVAVHVAHRLRRIYPDGGMFINLRGTQANPVPPDEALGRLLHALDEPAAASARSLDEKVERYRLTLAARRVLVVLDDAGGLDQVAPLLPGHPGCGVIITSRAPVAGLPGVITLDVRAMSESHALGLLRHIIGDTRLDQDPGAAETLVRLCDRVPLAVRIAGARLANRPQWPVATLVGRMGDERRRLDELRLGEFGVRSSLAVSYHGLDETGKRAFRLLGFLDPPDFAASTAAALLAVPVAAAEDVLDRLADARLVEYIAKTGGGIRYRMHDLVRIYARECAEAEESVDDRTTAVARAITQALRAVEGVAEHLPVAVRRLYQPDLEPSWLPVDGGYGPELLDEEPMLVAMVERASALGLDRLACALAEALVFAVFGTYNRFDGWDRTHAAACAAADAAGNDSGRAALECGLGQLRYTEDRFAEAKYHFQLAIDRFRAGGNPHGEAVAVNGIGTAHRELGEHDLTLRYHERARKALSALGDWHGVAHALYGIGYAHRELGHDELAAHHLEEAARQYRRIGHHRGEAIAIRGIGLIHRARDELEPAEQFCERAHRIIETTGDRHLRCYTSQALAKVWIRRGATDRARPVLLTSLRVCREHQDRLGVALMLRTIGELHLAEGDAESALHWLNQAMTIWRHLHLRLWQARTLRDIGAAHAVGSGCAQAHPHWAEALTIFRAHRTREADELDTWRRSWGCHCAPEVLTER, encoded by the coding sequence GTGTTCGGTTCGGATTTGCGTGCTCGGCGTCGGCGTGCCGGTCTTACCCAGGAGGCGCTTGCCGAGCGGTCCGGTTTGGGCGTGCGCACCATCCGAAAGCTCGAGAACGGTCTCATCCGCCAGCCCCGCAACGACACCGTGCGACTGCTGGCGGACGGGCTGAACCTCACGGGCGAGGACCGCGATGCCTTCGTCGAGTCCGCGCTCGCCGAAGACGACGCCGACTCGTCGGCGCGGCGGCCGTCGCCGGTCTTCTCCCTGCCGTCGGACACCGCCGACTTCACCGGGATGGACGAGCAGATCGCGGTCATGGAGGCGCGGCTGGCCGAGCGGCAGGCGGCCGACACCGCGGTTCCGGTGGTCGCGCTGGCCGGGGCGGCCGGGATGGGCAAGACCACGGTCGCGGTGCACGTCGCCCACCGCCTGCGCCGGATCTACCCCGACGGTGGCATGTTCATCAACCTCCGCGGGACACAGGCGAACCCGGTGCCGCCCGACGAGGCGCTCGGGCGGTTGCTGCACGCGCTCGACGAGCCGGCCGCCGCGTCGGCGCGCAGCCTCGACGAGAAGGTCGAGCGGTACCGGCTGACCCTCGCCGCCCGGCGCGTCCTGGTCGTGCTCGACGACGCGGGCGGCCTCGACCAGGTGGCGCCGCTCCTGCCGGGCCACCCCGGCTGCGGGGTGATCATCACCAGCCGTGCGCCGGTCGCCGGTCTGCCCGGGGTGATCACGCTCGACGTCCGGGCGATGAGCGAGTCGCACGCACTGGGGCTGCTCCGGCACATCATCGGCGACACCCGGCTCGACCAGGATCCGGGCGCCGCGGAAACGCTGGTGCGGCTGTGCGACCGGGTCCCGCTGGCGGTGCGGATCGCCGGCGCGCGGCTGGCCAACCGTCCACAGTGGCCGGTCGCGACGCTGGTCGGCCGGATGGGTGACGAGCGGCGCAGGCTGGACGAGCTCCGGCTCGGCGAGTTCGGCGTGCGCTCGTCGCTGGCGGTCAGCTACCACGGACTCGACGAGACGGGCAAACGGGCGTTCCGGCTGCTCGGTTTCCTCGATCCGCCCGACTTCGCGGCGTCGACCGCCGCCGCGCTGCTCGCCGTGCCCGTCGCCGCGGCGGAGGACGTCCTCGACCGGCTCGCCGACGCACGGCTGGTCGAGTACATCGCGAAGACGGGCGGTGGGATCCGCTACCGCATGCACGACCTCGTCCGGATCTACGCCAGGGAGTGCGCCGAGGCGGAGGAGAGCGTCGACGACCGCACGACGGCCGTGGCACGCGCGATCACCCAGGCGCTGCGGGCGGTCGAGGGGGTGGCCGAGCATCTGCCGGTGGCCGTGCGCCGCCTGTACCAGCCGGACCTGGAGCCGAGCTGGCTCCCGGTCGACGGGGGTTACGGCCCCGAACTGCTTGACGAGGAACCGATGCTGGTCGCGATGGTCGAGCGGGCCAGCGCGCTCGGACTGGATCGGCTCGCGTGCGCACTGGCCGAGGCGCTGGTGTTCGCCGTTTTCGGCACCTACAACCGGTTCGACGGCTGGGACCGCACCCACGCCGCGGCCTGCGCCGCCGCCGACGCGGCGGGCAACGACTCGGGACGGGCCGCGCTGGAATGCGGCCTCGGTCAGCTCCGGTACACCGAAGACCGCTTCGCCGAAGCGAAATACCACTTCCAGCTGGCCATCGACCGCTTCCGCGCGGGCGGGAACCCACACGGCGAAGCGGTCGCGGTCAACGGCATCGGCACGGCCCACCGTGAGCTGGGCGAACACGACCTGACCCTGCGATACCACGAACGAGCCCGGAAAGCCTTGTCCGCACTGGGCGACTGGCACGGCGTCGCGCACGCGCTCTACGGAATCGGCTACGCGCACCGGGAACTGGGCCACGACGAACTGGCCGCACACCACCTGGAAGAAGCGGCACGCCAGTACCGCCGCATCGGACACCACCGCGGCGAGGCGATCGCGATCCGGGGCATCGGCCTGATCCACCGGGCCCGCGACGAACTCGAGCCGGCCGAACAGTTCTGCGAACGAGCACACCGGATCATCGAGACAACCGGCGACCGGCACCTGCGGTGCTACACCTCGCAGGCACTGGCCAAGGTCTGGATCCGCCGCGGCGCGACCGACCGGGCGAGGCCGGTGCTGCTGACCAGCCTGCGCGTGTGCCGAGAACACCAGGACCGCCTCGGGGTCGCGCTCATGCTCCGCACGATCGGCGAACTGCACCTGGCGGAAGGCGACGCCGAGTCCGCCCTGCACTGGCTGAACCAGGCCATGACGATCTGGCGTCACCTTCACCTCCGCCTCTGGCAGGCCCGCACCCTCCGGGACATCGGGGCGGCACATGCCGTCGGATCGGGCTGCGCCCAGGCCCACCCGCACTGGGCGGAGGCCTTGACCATCTTCCGCGCCCACCGCACCAGGGAAGCGGACGAGCTCGACACCTGGCGCCGTTCCTGGGGCTGCCACTGCGCTCCGGAGGTGCTGACCGAGCGGTAG
- a CDS encoding tachylectin-related carbohydrate-binding protein, which yields MRRLTTIIVTAAVVAAGLTGCGATAAAAPDAGVQAACQDNGNDLVPSRSEVLRRARSWLAHVDPGADPINYHGEYVPYSQNSCHSNSYGSYRQDCSGFLAMAWGMGGQGNAWYTGNLRPAHSSGRTVSITQSQLAPGDALLLHIEDSNPNNDHAALFVAWVSTGALVYEQTGAVDRTRTAVWSQAKVNSYTPIRYAKLANDVVSGQAGRLNIVADDGALSWYQHTGWSSGTPSWESAFTAGAGFQNFDKLVAADRTLFGVRPNGDMQWYRYDTDQGFAAASGALVGTGWNSFKFVISAGAGVIYGVSWTGTLYWYRYRGTPGAGGSWAPNSGKVIGAGWHTFRSITASNGVLYPVGHDGSLRWYRYLTPDDGAGVGWAGGSGAAIGSGWVEGTCNYQTVLAAGNGRIYAADQAGILRWWHHTDPTNGSASWAPVAPCGNTVGSGWL from the coding sequence ATGAGACGACTGACCACGATCATCGTCACAGCCGCGGTGGTGGCAGCGGGCCTGACGGGCTGTGGGGCCACCGCGGCCGCCGCACCGGATGCCGGGGTCCAGGCGGCCTGCCAGGACAACGGCAACGATCTCGTGCCGTCCCGCAGCGAGGTGCTGCGCCGGGCACGGTCGTGGCTGGCCCACGTCGACCCCGGTGCCGACCCGATCAACTATCACGGCGAATACGTGCCGTACTCGCAGAATTCCTGCCACAGCAACAGTTATGGCTCGTACCGGCAGGACTGCTCCGGGTTCCTGGCCATGGCCTGGGGGATGGGTGGCCAGGGGAACGCCTGGTACACGGGCAACCTGCGACCGGCGCACTCCAGCGGGCGGACCGTCTCGATCACCCAGTCGCAGCTCGCGCCGGGCGACGCACTGCTGCTGCACATCGAGGACAGCAACCCCAACAACGACCACGCCGCCCTGTTCGTGGCATGGGTCTCCACCGGCGCGTTGGTGTACGAGCAGACCGGGGCGGTCGACCGGACCCGGACGGCCGTCTGGTCCCAGGCCAAGGTCAACTCCTACACCCCCATCCGCTACGCGAAGCTCGCCAACGACGTCGTGTCCGGTCAGGCGGGCCGGTTGAACATCGTCGCCGACGACGGGGCACTGAGCTGGTACCAGCACACCGGCTGGTCCTCGGGCACGCCGAGCTGGGAATCCGCGTTCACCGCGGGCGCCGGGTTCCAGAACTTCGACAAGCTCGTCGCCGCGGACCGGACCCTGTTCGGTGTCCGCCCGAACGGCGACATGCAGTGGTACCGCTACGACACCGACCAGGGGTTCGCCGCGGCCAGCGGCGCGCTTGTCGGCACCGGGTGGAACTCCTTCAAGTTCGTCATCTCCGCCGGCGCGGGGGTCATCTACGGCGTCTCCTGGACCGGCACCCTGTACTGGTACCGGTATCGCGGAACGCCTGGCGCCGGCGGTTCCTGGGCACCGAACTCCGGCAAGGTCATCGGAGCGGGCTGGCACACGTTCCGTTCGATCACCGCGTCCAACGGGGTGCTCTACCCCGTCGGCCACGACGGATCGCTGCGGTGGTACCGGTATCTCACGCCGGACGACGGGGCGGGCGTCGGGTGGGCCGGCGGCAGCGGGGCGGCCATCGGGTCGGGCTGGGTCGAGGGGACCTGCAACTACCAGACCGTTCTCGCGGCCGGCAACGGCCGGATCTACGCCGCCGACCAGGCAGGCATCCTCCGCTGGTGGCACCACACCGACCCGACGAACGGGTCGGCCAGCTGGGCACCCGTCGCACCGTGTGGCAACACGGTCGGCTCCGGTTGGCTGTGA
- a CDS encoding SDR family oxidoreductase — MAKLGGKVAVITGATSGLALETAKVFVAEGAHVVITGRRQDRLDAAVAAIGHDVTGVVGDVGEIADVVRLAEVVAAELGRVDVLVASAGVWTWNETIGEVTEESFDAVFGVNVRGTFFTVQKLLPLLSDGASIVLIGSGAAEKGDPGTTVYAASKAALRSFARTWTTDLRERGIRVNVLSPAAIDTPAFADLPPGFKEQIAARVPVGRLGAEHEIATAALFLASADSSFISGIDLPVDGGIGQT, encoded by the coding sequence ATGGCGAAGCTCGGCGGCAAGGTCGCGGTGATCACCGGGGCGACCTCCGGACTGGCACTGGAGACGGCGAAGGTGTTCGTCGCGGAGGGGGCGCACGTGGTCATCACCGGCCGGCGCCAGGACCGGCTGGACGCGGCGGTGGCCGCGATCGGCCACGACGTGACCGGTGTGGTCGGTGACGTCGGTGAGATCGCCGACGTGGTCCGACTGGCCGAGGTCGTGGCGGCCGAACTGGGCCGGGTCGACGTGCTCGTCGCGAGCGCCGGGGTCTGGACGTGGAACGAGACGATCGGTGAGGTGACCGAGGAGTCGTTCGACGCGGTGTTCGGGGTGAACGTGCGCGGGACGTTCTTCACCGTGCAGAAGCTCTTGCCGTTGCTGTCCGATGGCGCTTCGATCGTGCTCATCGGGTCGGGTGCCGCGGAGAAGGGCGATCCGGGGACGACGGTCTACGCCGCGAGCAAGGCGGCGCTGCGGTCGTTCGCCCGGACCTGGACCACCGACCTGAGGGAGCGGGGGATCCGCGTCAACGTCCTCAGTCCCGCCGCGATCGACACCCCGGCGTTCGCCGACCTCCCGCCGGGATTCAAGGAACAGATCGCCGCGCGGGTACCCGTGGGCCGCCTCGGCGCCGAGCACGAGATCGCCACGGCGGCGCTCTTCCTCGCTTCCGCGGACTCGAGCTTCATCAGCGGGATCGACCTCCCCGTCGACGGTGGAATCGGCCAGACCTGA
- a CDS encoding TetR/AcrR family transcriptional regulator, translating to MPASKNPPTRRDAHRNRERLLESARHAFAERGAQAALDGIAREAGLVTGTLYRHFPTRLDLLWAVLEPKLHRLLDEVRALPELEDPWEAFRSLLEVLCSAQAEDRAFGDFLAKRFPGDDRTEAVHGEICALAQRVLERAQEAGAVRSDVTGADLFLLFWASGRVAEATRHVAPSMWRRHVYLALDGFRASNRLDLQEPAWDADQLHRAMAVPGKHGAELPELR from the coding sequence ATGCCCGCCAGCAAGAACCCACCCACTCGCCGGGACGCCCACCGCAACCGCGAGCGGCTTCTCGAAAGCGCCCGGCACGCGTTCGCCGAACGAGGCGCCCAGGCCGCCCTCGACGGCATCGCCCGGGAGGCGGGACTGGTGACCGGCACCCTCTACCGGCACTTCCCGACACGCCTGGACCTGCTGTGGGCCGTGCTCGAACCGAAACTGCACCGCCTGCTCGACGAGGTACGGGCCCTGCCCGAACTGGAGGACCCGTGGGAGGCGTTTCGCAGCCTGCTGGAAGTCCTGTGTTCCGCCCAGGCCGAAGATCGGGCGTTCGGCGACTTCCTGGCGAAGCGGTTTCCCGGCGACGACCGCACCGAAGCCGTGCACGGCGAGATCTGCGCACTCGCACAACGCGTTCTGGAGCGGGCGCAGGAAGCCGGTGCCGTGCGCTCGGACGTCACCGGCGCGGACCTCTTCCTGTTGTTCTGGGCAAGCGGCCGAGTCGCCGAGGCCACGCGGCACGTGGCCCCGTCGATGTGGCGGCGACACGTTTATCTGGCGCTGGACGGGTTCCGGGCCTCGAACCGGCTCGACCTGCAAGAGCCCGCGTGGGACGCGGACCAGCTCCACCGGGCGATGGCCGTGCCCGGGAAGCACGGAGCGGAGCTGCCTGAACTTCGTTAA
- a CDS encoding TetR/AcrR family transcriptional regulator C-terminal domain-containing protein, with amino-acid sequence MGKGITKERIVAAALELLNDKGMDALTVRALATRLGVQAPALYWHVRNKQELLDEMSTFVMRRVTDALSAVPPDAGWRANLADYGHILRAEYLGYRDGARIFSGTRLSDPDVVKAKETWLARFIEAGFTLADADDALDVVTAFVVGYVIEEQERAQSDETAPGRYSLAERDAWLGEGADLVKAAGRLRDDHDTRFERHLDVVLDGLAARQQR; translated from the coding sequence GTGGGAAAGGGCATCACCAAGGAACGGATCGTCGCGGCGGCGCTCGAGTTGCTCAACGACAAGGGCATGGACGCACTGACCGTCCGTGCGCTCGCGACGAGGCTTGGTGTGCAGGCACCGGCGCTGTACTGGCACGTGCGCAACAAACAGGAACTGCTCGACGAGATGAGCACGTTCGTCATGCGCCGGGTCACGGATGCACTGTCGGCCGTCCCGCCGGACGCCGGCTGGCGGGCCAACCTCGCCGACTACGGCCACATCCTGCGCGCGGAATACCTGGGCTACCGGGACGGAGCCCGCATCTTCAGCGGCACGCGCTTGTCCGATCCGGACGTGGTGAAAGCCAAGGAGACCTGGCTCGCGCGGTTCATCGAGGCCGGTTTCACCCTCGCCGACGCCGACGACGCCCTCGATGTGGTCACCGCGTTCGTCGTCGGCTACGTCATCGAGGAACAGGAACGGGCGCAGTCGGACGAGACCGCACCAGGTCGTTACTCGCTCGCCGAACGCGATGCCTGGCTGGGCGAAGGGGCCGATCTGGTCAAGGCCGCGGGTCGCCTGCGCGATGACCACGACACCCGGTTCGAGCGGCACCTCGACGTCGTCCTCGACGGACTCGCGGCCCGGCAGCAACGCTGA